One segment of bacterium DNA contains the following:
- a CDS encoding tetratricopeptide repeat protein, which translates to MRGSRWLAGVLLGVLAVGVYLPAIVQGGWIWDDDFYVTKNEHLDGAAGLADIWLDRRSTPQYYPLVFTTFWVEKRLWGLAPAGYHAVNVLIHAAAAVLAWLALRRLSLPAAWVAAAVFALHPVQVESVAWVTERKNVLSGLCYFGSFLAYLRFSPPDREEAPPARRWRFFALAFLLFLGALLAKSVTSTLPAAILLALWWKRGRLAPRDVLPLVPFFLAGALLGANTAWLEKYKVGTHGPEWALSALQRTLIAGRAVWFYAGKLLWPHPLTFIYPRWPVAAPAWWWYLYPAAAAALVAALWRLRGRIGRGPLAAALFFGGTLLPALGFVNFYPMRYSFVADHFQYLASLGPIALLVGGAAWLLQRRAPGHPRLPAAAATLLLAVLATLTWRQAGIYRDEETLWRDTVAKDPGSPLANLSLGNLRFAAGDLAAARRHFELALVDKPDFAQAWHNLGMIVGREGDLAGAARDFDQAIRFNPYFAEAYENLGVARGMQGDHARAAAAFERSVALKPEAPGAWLNLARSYERLGRAADAVATLRAARERFPGDAAVLQRLREAAHR; encoded by the coding sequence ATGCGCGGATCCCGCTGGCTGGCCGGAGTCCTGCTCGGCGTCCTCGCCGTCGGTGTCTACCTGCCCGCCATCGTCCAGGGCGGATGGATCTGGGATGACGACTTCTACGTCACGAAGAACGAGCACCTCGACGGGGCGGCGGGCCTCGCCGACATCTGGCTTGACCGCCGCTCCACGCCCCAGTACTACCCGCTCGTCTTCACGACCTTCTGGGTCGAGAAGCGCCTCTGGGGGCTCGCGCCCGCCGGCTATCACGCCGTCAACGTCCTGATCCACGCAGCCGCCGCGGTGCTCGCCTGGCTGGCGCTCCGGCGCCTCTCGCTGCCCGCGGCCTGGGTCGCGGCGGCGGTCTTCGCGCTGCACCCCGTGCAGGTGGAGTCCGTCGCCTGGGTCACCGAGCGCAAGAACGTCCTCTCGGGACTCTGCTATTTCGGCTCCTTCCTCGCCTACCTGCGCTTCTCGCCGCCGGATCGGGAGGAAGCGCCGCCGGCCCGCCGCTGGCGCTTCTTCGCCCTCGCCTTCCTGCTCTTTCTCGGCGCGCTGCTCGCCAAGAGCGTGACGAGCACCCTGCCCGCGGCGATCCTGCTCGCGCTGTGGTGGAAGCGCGGCCGTCTCGCGCCGCGCGACGTGCTTCCCCTGGTCCCCTTCTTCCTCGCCGGGGCGCTCCTCGGCGCGAACACGGCCTGGCTCGAGAAGTACAAGGTCGGCACCCACGGACCGGAGTGGGCGCTCTCCGCCCTCCAGCGCACGCTGATCGCCGGCCGCGCGGTCTGGTTCTACGCGGGCAAGCTCCTCTGGCCCCATCCGCTCACGTTCATCTACCCGCGCTGGCCGGTGGCCGCCCCGGCGTGGTGGTGGTACCTCTACCCGGCCGCGGCGGCGGCCCTGGTGGCCGCCCTCTGGCGCCTGCGCGGGCGCATCGGCCGCGGGCCCCTCGCGGCCGCCCTCTTCTTCGGCGGGACGCTGCTTCCGGCTCTCGGCTTCGTCAACTTCTACCCGATGCGCTACTCCTTCGTCGCCGACCACTTCCAGTACCTCGCCAGCCTGGGGCCGATCGCGCTGCTCGTCGGCGGCGCCGCCTGGCTGCTCCAGCGCCGCGCGCCGGGCCACCCGCGCCTGCCCGCCGCCGCGGCGACACTGCTGCTGGCCGTCCTCGCGACCCTCACCTGGCGGCAGGCCGGGATCTACCGCGACGAGGAGACGCTCTGGCGCGACACCGTCGCGAAGGACCCCGGCTCGCCGCTCGCGAACTTGAGCCTGGGGAACCTGCGCTTCGCCGCGGGCGACCTGGCCGCCGCCAGGCGCCACTTCGAACTGGCGCTGGTCGACAAGCCCGACTTCGCGCAGGCCTGGCACAACCTCGGCATGATCGTCGGCCGCGAAGGGGACCTTGCGGGGGCGGCCCGCGACTTCGACCAGGCGATCCGTTTCAACCCGTACTTCGCGGAGGCGTACGAGAACCTCGGCGTCGCGCGCGGCATGCAGGGCGACCACGCGCGGGCCGCCGCCGCCTTCGAGAGGTCCGTCGCGCTCAAGCCGGAGGCGCCCGGCGCCTGGCTCAACCTCGCGCGCTCCTACGAGCGGCTCGGCCGGGCGGCCGACGCCGTGGCGACCCTGCGCGCGGCGCGCGAGCGCTTCCCCGGCGATGCCGCCGTGCTGCAGCGACTGCGGGAGGCGGCGCACCGATGA